A part of Mycolicibacterium sp. TUM20985 genomic DNA contains:
- a CDS encoding cytochrome ubiquinol oxidase subunit I, with the protein MDALDVSRWQFGITTVYHFIFVPLTIGLAPLIAVMQTVWVVTGNDAWYRLTKFFGKLFLINFALGVATGIVQEFQFGMNWSEYSRFVGDVFGAPLAMEGLVAFFFESTFIGLWIFGWTRLPRLVHLACIWIVAIAVNASAFFIIAANSWMQHPVGARYNPETGRAELTSIVALFTNNTATAAFSHAVFGAFLTAGTFVAGVCSWWLVRTRDDEARTMYRPATILGCLVTLAAAGGLILTGDAQGKLMFQQQPMKMASAESLCHTETDPDFSILTVGTHNNCDAVNHLIEVPYVLPFLAEGRFDGVTLQGVKDLQTSYEATFGPGDYRPNLFVTYWSFRAMIGLLAIPVLFAMVALWMTRRGRLPDQRWFSWFALVTLPTPFLANSAGWVFTEMGRQPWVVVPNPTGDQLIRLNVADGVSHHSAGMVLTSLIVFTALYAALACIWFWLMRRYVVEGPLEHDAEPAPPTPPGSDDVAPLSFAY; encoded by the coding sequence ATGGACGCACTCGACGTTTCACGGTGGCAATTCGGGATCACCACCGTCTACCACTTCATCTTCGTGCCGTTGACCATCGGACTAGCGCCCCTGATCGCCGTCATGCAGACCGTGTGGGTGGTCACCGGCAACGACGCGTGGTACCGCCTGACCAAGTTCTTCGGCAAGCTGTTCTTGATCAACTTCGCCCTTGGCGTCGCCACCGGGATCGTCCAGGAATTCCAGTTCGGGATGAACTGGAGCGAGTACTCCCGGTTCGTCGGCGACGTCTTCGGTGCTCCATTGGCGATGGAGGGTCTGGTCGCCTTCTTCTTCGAGTCGACGTTCATCGGCCTGTGGATCTTCGGCTGGACTCGGTTGCCCCGGTTGGTCCACCTGGCGTGCATCTGGATCGTCGCCATCGCCGTCAACGCCTCGGCGTTCTTCATCATCGCGGCCAACTCGTGGATGCAGCACCCGGTGGGTGCCCGCTACAACCCGGAGACCGGACGCGCCGAGCTGACGAGCATCGTCGCGCTCTTCACCAACAACACTGCGACCGCGGCGTTCTCACACGCGGTGTTCGGCGCCTTCCTCACCGCGGGCACCTTCGTCGCGGGAGTCTGCTCGTGGTGGTTGGTGCGGACACGCGATGACGAGGCGCGCACGATGTACCGGCCCGCGACCATCCTCGGTTGCCTCGTCACGCTTGCCGCGGCGGGCGGACTCATCCTCACCGGTGACGCCCAGGGCAAGTTGATGTTCCAGCAACAGCCGATGAAGATGGCCTCGGCGGAATCGCTGTGCCACACCGAGACTGATCCCGACTTCTCCATCCTGACGGTTGGCACGCACAACAACTGCGATGCCGTGAACCACCTCATCGAGGTGCCCTACGTCCTGCCGTTCCTCGCCGAAGGACGGTTCGACGGGGTGACGTTGCAGGGAGTGAAGGACCTTCAGACGTCGTACGAGGCCACGTTCGGCCCTGGCGACTACCGGCCCAACCTGTTCGTCACCTACTGGTCGTTCCGGGCGATGATCGGATTGCTCGCAATCCCAGTGCTGTTCGCAATGGTCGCGCTGTGGATGACCCGACGTGGACGCCTTCCCGATCAGCGTTGGTTCAGCTGGTTCGCGCTGGTGACCCTTCCGACGCCGTTCCTGGCCAACAGCGCGGGATGGGTCTTCACCGAGATGGGCCGGCAGCCCTGGGTGGTGGTACCCAATCCCACTGGCGACCAGCTGATCCGCCTCAACGTCGCCGACGGCGTCTCCCATCACTCCGCGGGCATGGTGCTGACGTCGCTGATCGTCTTCACCGCCCTCTACGCCGCGCTCGCCTGCATCTGGTTCTGGCTGATGCGGCGCTACGTCGTCGAGGGCCCGCTGGAGCACGATGCCGAGCCTGCGCCGCCGACACCACCCGGAAGCGACGACGTCGCACCACTGTCGTTCGCGTACTGA
- the cydB gene encoding cytochrome d ubiquinol oxidase subunit II: MALQDFWFIALAALFVGFLVLEGFDFGVGMLMKFFGRRAPAGQREQHERAVLNTIGPVWDGNEVWLITAGGAMFAAFPEMYATLFSGLYLPLLAILVAMIVRICAIEWRGKIDDPKWRAWADGAIAVGSWLPAVLWGVTFAALVHGLPVNADKQIELSITDLLDAYVLLGGIATAGLFAFHGAVFIALKTEGVVHDDAASFAAHLAVPVTIVVAGFGVWTQLTYGKDWTWLVLGVAVVAQITAVMLVWSRGGEGLAFGCTATVVAAVVVLLFGSLYPDLIPSTLNPDWSLTVRNASSSPYTLKIMSWAALIFTPLVIGYQAWTYWVFRQRISADRIPPPIGLSPR; the protein is encoded by the coding sequence ATGGCATTACAGGACTTCTGGTTCATCGCACTGGCGGCGTTATTCGTCGGCTTCTTGGTCCTCGAAGGCTTCGACTTCGGCGTCGGCATGCTCATGAAGTTCTTCGGGCGACGCGCACCCGCGGGCCAGCGTGAACAACACGAACGCGCCGTGCTGAACACCATCGGTCCCGTGTGGGACGGCAACGAGGTCTGGTTGATCACCGCCGGTGGCGCCATGTTCGCGGCGTTCCCCGAGATGTACGCGACCCTGTTCTCGGGGCTGTACCTGCCGTTGCTGGCCATCCTGGTCGCCATGATCGTCCGCATCTGCGCCATCGAGTGGCGCGGGAAGATCGACGATCCGAAGTGGCGTGCCTGGGCCGACGGCGCGATCGCGGTCGGATCGTGGCTGCCTGCCGTGCTGTGGGGCGTCACGTTCGCCGCGCTGGTGCACGGGTTACCGGTCAACGCCGACAAGCAAATCGAGCTTTCGATCACCGATCTGCTCGACGCCTACGTCCTCCTCGGCGGAATAGCTACCGCCGGGCTCTTCGCCTTCCACGGCGCTGTCTTCATCGCCCTGAAGACCGAGGGTGTCGTCCATGACGATGCCGCGTCGTTTGCGGCACACCTCGCGGTGCCGGTGACGATCGTGGTTGCAGGCTTCGGCGTCTGGACCCAACTCACGTACGGCAAGGACTGGACGTGGCTGGTGCTGGGCGTAGCCGTCGTCGCGCAGATAACGGCCGTGATGCTGGTGTGGAGCCGCGGCGGTGAGGGCTTGGCCTTCGGCTGCACCGCGACCGTGGTCGCCGCAGTCGTGGTCCTGCTCTTCGGCTCGCTGTACCCGGATCTGATTCCGTCGACGCTGAACCCGGACTGGAGTCTGACCGTCCGCAACGCGTCGTCGTCGCCGTACACCCTGAAGATCATGTCGTGGGCCGCGTTGATCTTCACGCCGCTGGTGATCGGCTACCAGGCCTGGACCTATTGGGTGTTCCGGCAACGCATCTCGGCTGATCGGATTCCCCCGCCGATCGGCCTCTCACCCAGATGA
- the cydD gene encoding thiol reductant ABC exporter subunit CydD gives MRRHLAATACCGVVITGAAIAGAVLLAHLLAGIITEPDSRTLANWSATLWSLLAIWTVRVLAQWAQARLSQRAATAAIAELDRRLLARVSALPPRELAARRDGAAVLVTRGLDGLRPYYTRYLPTALQAAVLTPAAWVVMACYDVQAAVIVLVALPLVPLFMVLIGLVTAERSAASLAAMTTLLSRLLDLISGIPTLRALGRAEGPEHRIAEIAEAHRRSTMATLRISFLSSLVLELLATLGVALVAVSVGLRLVYGEIGLSSGLTALLLAPEVFWPLRRVGAEFHAAQDGKTALKTATALLDDAAALPDGTLTATGASIHLDGVSVSSRHGDAPHRLCASVEPGTVTVLTGPNGAGKSTAMHAVLGLVAPTSGRVTIGGVDVLDLERERWWERIAWLPQRPAFVPGTVRENLELLDPLDDLESACRQAGFDEVLAALPDGLDTVLGRNGSGLSLGQLQRLALTRVLGSGRPIMLLDEPTAHLDEVREALVLQSIRDVAQQGAAVLVVGHRAAVRAIGDHIVEVGGEVAVSL, from the coding sequence ATGCGGCGCCACCTCGCGGCGACGGCCTGCTGCGGCGTGGTCATCACGGGCGCAGCCATCGCCGGCGCCGTCCTGCTGGCGCACCTGTTGGCGGGCATCATCACCGAACCCGACTCGCGCACGCTGGCCAACTGGTCCGCGACGCTGTGGAGTCTGTTGGCAATATGGACCGTTCGCGTCCTCGCACAATGGGCACAGGCCCGGTTGAGTCAGCGCGCCGCCACCGCCGCGATAGCGGAGCTCGACCGGCGACTGCTCGCCCGTGTCTCCGCACTGCCGCCGCGCGAGCTCGCGGCGCGTCGCGACGGGGCCGCGGTGCTCGTCACACGAGGCCTCGACGGCTTGCGTCCCTACTACACTCGCTATCTGCCCACTGCGCTCCAAGCGGCCGTCCTGACCCCCGCCGCGTGGGTAGTGATGGCGTGCTACGACGTGCAGGCAGCCGTCATCGTCCTCGTCGCGCTGCCCCTGGTTCCGCTGTTCATGGTGCTCATCGGCCTCGTCACCGCCGAACGTTCCGCGGCGTCGCTGGCAGCAATGACCACGCTGCTGTCGAGACTGCTCGACCTGATCTCCGGGATTCCAACGCTCCGTGCGCTCGGCCGTGCCGAAGGACCGGAACACCGCATCGCGGAAATCGCTGAGGCGCATCGTCGTTCGACCATGGCGACGTTGCGGATCAGCTTCCTGTCCTCACTGGTGCTCGAACTACTCGCCACCCTCGGCGTCGCGCTGGTGGCCGTCAGCGTCGGGCTTCGGTTGGTGTACGGCGAGATAGGCCTGTCATCGGGCCTCACCGCGCTACTGCTGGCCCCCGAGGTCTTCTGGCCACTGCGCCGCGTCGGGGCGGAGTTCCACGCGGCCCAAGACGGCAAGACGGCCTTGAAGACGGCCACCGCCCTGCTCGACGACGCCGCCGCGCTTCCCGACGGAACCCTGACCGCCACCGGCGCCTCCATCCATCTCGACGGCGTCAGCGTGTCCAGTCGCCACGGCGATGCGCCCCACCGGTTGTGCGCCTCGGTCGAACCCGGCACGGTGACCGTCCTCACCGGTCCCAACGGCGCAGGCAAGTCCACGGCAATGCACGCCGTCCTGGGCCTCGTCGCGCCCACCTCCGGCCGCGTGACGATCGGCGGGGTCGACGTCCTGGACCTCGAGCGCGAACGGTGGTGGGAACGAATCGCCTGGCTGCCCCAGCGGCCCGCCTTCGTCCCGGGCACCGTTCGCGAGAACCTCGAACTGCTGGACCCCCTCGACGACCTCGAGAGCGCCTGTCGCCAAGCCGGTTTCGACGAAGTCCTCGCCGCGCTCCCCGACGGCCTGGACACCGTGCTCGGGCGGAACGGCAGCGGTCTGTCGCTGGGCCAACTGCAGCGGCTGGCCCTCACCCGCGTCCTCGGCTCCGGGCGGCCGATCATGCTGCTCGACGAACCGACGGCCCATCTGGACGAGGTGCGAGAAGCATTGGTGTTGCAGTCCATCCGGGACGTTGCGCAGCAGGGAGCTGCGGTGCTCGTCGTCGGTCATCGCGCGGCGGTCCGCGCCATCGGCGATCACATCGTCGAGGTCGGGGGTGAGGTCGCTGTCAGCCTCTGA
- a CDS encoding ATP-binding cassette domain-containing protein, with translation MRSLSASERRAGPLIAGLTLLRPRLPRLAIAVAFGVLALGSALTLAGVSAWLIAKAWQMPPILDLSVAVVAVRALGISRGVLGYCERLASHDTALRAAGATRARLYRTLAQAPADVVMRLSQGDIASRVGASVDELSDVLVRAVLPVAVAAILSTAAVAVIAVISPPAAAILALCLFIAGVVAPWLAARAAAAAEEVAAVHHSARDSSALLALEHASELRVAGRLDEVIAVAARRQHEWGAAADRAARPAAFGAATPVAAMGAAVLGTVIVGIALAPVVTPTTLAILVLLPLAAFEATTALPAAALQLVRGRIATLQLLALTAPAPESRLRPRVEVPVVAEGGRLAIVGDSGCGKTTTLMALAADHQDPLSAGFFPEDAHLFDTTVRDNLLVARGDADDRELVAALHAVGLGDWLDDLPDGLATMLTGGAAAVSAGQRRRLLLARAVLCDLPVLLLDEPTEHLDAADAERILRDVLTPGALFPAGRTVVVATHHLPRGVTCPVIYPRQT, from the coding sequence GTGAGGTCGCTGTCAGCCTCTGAGCGTCGCGCCGGGCCACTGATCGCCGGTCTGACCCTGTTGCGTCCCCGCCTGCCCAGGCTGGCCATCGCCGTGGCGTTCGGCGTATTGGCCCTCGGCAGCGCACTGACCCTCGCGGGTGTGTCGGCGTGGCTGATCGCCAAGGCGTGGCAGATGCCCCCGATACTCGACCTCAGCGTCGCGGTCGTGGCCGTGCGTGCCCTCGGCATCTCGCGGGGTGTGCTCGGCTACTGCGAACGGCTCGCCTCACACGACACCGCACTGCGCGCGGCGGGGGCGACGCGGGCGCGGCTGTACCGGACCCTCGCCCAAGCGCCCGCCGACGTCGTGATGCGATTGTCGCAGGGGGACATCGCCTCCCGCGTCGGCGCCTCGGTCGACGAGTTGTCCGACGTGCTGGTGCGTGCCGTGCTGCCCGTCGCCGTGGCCGCCATTCTGTCGACGGCAGCCGTCGCCGTGATCGCCGTCATCTCTCCCCCCGCCGCCGCCATCCTCGCGCTGTGCCTGTTCATCGCCGGCGTGGTGGCACCATGGTTGGCCGCCCGTGCCGCCGCCGCTGCCGAAGAAGTTGCGGCCGTGCATCATTCGGCGAGGGACTCGTCGGCCCTGCTCGCGCTCGAGCATGCGTCGGAGCTGCGCGTGGCGGGACGTCTCGACGAGGTCATCGCCGTCGCCGCACGGAGACAACACGAGTGGGGAGCCGCCGCCGACCGCGCCGCCCGGCCCGCGGCGTTCGGTGCCGCCACCCCGGTGGCGGCGATGGGCGCCGCCGTACTCGGCACCGTGATCGTCGGGATCGCACTGGCGCCGGTGGTCACACCGACCACGCTGGCGATCCTGGTCCTTTTGCCACTGGCGGCGTTCGAGGCCACCACCGCACTTCCCGCGGCCGCGCTCCAGCTCGTCCGAGGACGGATCGCCACGCTGCAGCTGCTCGCCCTGACCGCGCCGGCGCCGGAGTCCCGACTCCGCCCCCGGGTGGAGGTGCCCGTCGTCGCCGAGGGCGGGCGGCTCGCCATCGTCGGTGACAGCGGATGCGGCAAGACGACGACGCTGATGGCACTGGCCGCCGATCACCAAGACCCCCTGAGCGCAGGCTTCTTCCCCGAGGACGCGCACCTGTTCGACACCACGGTGCGCGACAACCTGCTCGTCGCCCGCGGGGACGCCGACGATCGCGAGCTCGTGGCCGCCCTGCACGCCGTCGGGCTCGGCGACTGGCTGGACGATCTGCCCGACGGGTTGGCCACCATGCTCACCGGCGGCGCCGCGGCGGTCTCCGCGGGGCAGCGACGCCGGCTGTTGCTCGCCCGCGCCGTCCTCTGCGACCTTCCCGTCCTGCTGCTCGACGAGCCGACCGAACACCTCGACGCCGCCGATGCCGAGCGCATCTTGCGTGACGTCCTGACACCCGGCGCGCTCTTCCCCGCCGGGCGCACCGTCGTCGTCGCCACCCATCACCTGCCCCGCGGTGTGACCTGCCCCGTGATCTACCCTCGGCAGACATGA
- a CDS encoding DUF4190 domain-containing protein → MTSLRNGTGTAALVVAIAGLGLCWSVIAGIICGVVAVVLGVLGRGRAARGEANNGAIATAGTALGLVAIAASVAFAVVWAFVWRDSGGDQYLDCAVKAGNDQRAVQACTDTWMDDIQDRFGFSPPRPTRESA, encoded by the coding sequence ATGACCAGCCTCAGGAACGGAACGGGCACCGCGGCGCTCGTCGTCGCGATCGCCGGTCTCGGCCTGTGCTGGTCGGTGATCGCCGGCATCATCTGCGGTGTGGTGGCGGTAGTCCTGGGTGTCCTGGGCCGCGGGCGCGCAGCTCGCGGTGAGGCGAACAACGGCGCAATCGCCACGGCTGGAACGGCATTGGGGCTCGTGGCGATCGCCGCGTCGGTGGCGTTCGCCGTAGTCTGGGCGTTCGTCTGGCGCGATTCTGGCGGCGACCAATACCTAGACTGCGCGGTGAAGGCGGGAAACGATCAGCGCGCCGTGCAGGCCTGCACCGATACGTGGATGGACGACATCCAGGACCGTTTCGGCTTCAGCCCCCCGCGTCCGACGCGGGAAAGTGCTTGA